A segment of the Agromyces sp. H17E-10 genome:
ATCGCACGCGCGACGAGGGGCGAGCCACCGGCCAGACCGACCGATGCGGCGAGCGTCACCACGAGCACCGCGCCGACGCCGACCCGGCGCCGGGTGCCCAGCGGCGGACCGATCACGAGTCGGAGCGCGAGCGCGGTGCTCGCCGCGAGCACCACCGCGCCCGGCGCATCCGCGAGCCAGGCGAGCCGCCCGCCGGGCAGCGTCGCGCCCGTGTGCGCGACGACGGCGATCCACTCGGCCGGCCACCAGGCGACCTGCATGGCCGCGAAGCCGACCGACGGCAGCACGGGCAGCAGCACGCACCCGATGAGCCCGGCGACCGTGCCGACCGGCGCGGCCGGTGCCGCGAGCAGGTTCGCCGGCACCCCGTAGACCGCGATCGCCGGATCGAGCAGCACGAGCACGGGCTGGCACGCGAGCTGGGCCGCGAGCGGCACGCCGAGCACGAATGCGAGCGGCGTCGGCATGACGCGCGCGAGCGCCTTCGAGAGCGGCGCGGCGAGGAGCAGCAGTCCGGCGGTGGCCGCGACCGAGAGCGCGAACCCGTAGTCGCGCGCGTACCAGGGGTCGACGACGAGCAGCACGACGACCGCGAGGGCGAGGGCGGCCACTCCCCCGCCCGGTCGTCCGGCGGCGAGGGCCGCGAGCACGACGACCGCCATGACGGCCGCGCGCACGACGCTCGACTCGGGGGTGACGAGCACGACGAAGGCGCCGAGCGCGACGAGTGCGATGACGACGCGGATGCCTCGCCGGAGGCCGGCCGCCGCGGCCGCCGCGAACGCCGCCGCCGTGATGATGGCGCAGTTCGCCCCGGAGACCGCGGTGAGATGGCTCAGCGAACTCGCCTTCATGTCGTCGTCGAGCCGTGCGTCGACCGCACTCGTGTCGCCGATCGCGAGGCCCGGCACGAGCGCGCCGCCGTCGCCGTCGAGTTGCGCGGCCGTCTCGGCGAAGCGGGTGCGCAGGTCGCCGCTCCAGGCGAGCCACGGCGGCGGCCGTTCGACGGCGACCTCGCCCTCGGCGTGCAGGTCGAAGGCTTCCGGCTCCGCGCTCGGCGAGGGCGCCGCCCGAGCGACGAACGCGAGCCGCGCCCCGAGCTGGAGGTCGGCCGGCACGGCTTCGACGACGCCGCTCACGGGCACCGCACTGGTCGCACGGCCGTCGACCTCGACGAGTCGCCCCTCGAACCGGAGCGATGCCGTGGGCCGCCCCGCATTCGAGTCGGGCTCGGTCGAAGCCGACGATGCGGCAGCGCCCCACATCGTCACCAGTCGGCGTGGCGCGGCGGTGAGCTCGACGACGACCGGCGTCGGCGCGCGATCGTCCGCGGCCGCTGCGAGCGGCGATGCGCTCCGGGCTCCGAGCGCGACCGCGGCGGCCGATGACACGAGGGCGACCGCGGCGACGCACACCAGCACGGTCGCGGCGATCGGATGCCTCGTGACCAGCACGATGACGAGCGCGACCGCCGCGGCGACCCATGCTGCCGCTGCGAGCAGTCCCGCGTCGAGTCCGGCGTCGGGTGCCTGAACGACGAGCCACGCGCCGGCCCAGGCCGCACAGGCCGGAAGTGCGAGCCGCAGGGCCGGCATGTCAGAGCGCCACCAGGTCGACGAGGCCGGAGTAGACGGCATCGCCGATGCCGGCGACGTCGAGCAGTTGGTCGGTGCTCGTGAACGGCCCGTTCGCGTCGCGCCAGTCGACGATGCGTTGCGCGAGAGCCGGCCCGATGCGGGGAAGCGTGTCGAGCTCGGCGACGTCGGCCGTGTTCAGGTGCACCTTGCCGTCACCGGCGCCGCCCGCGGCGCCCCCTGCTCCCCCGGCCGGTGCACCGCCCGCGGCGACCTCGCCGACCTTCGGGACGAACAGCTGCTCGCCGTCGGCGACCGCCCTGGCGAGGTTCACTCCGGCCGGATCCGCGTCGGCGCTGAGTCCGCCCGCCGCCGCGATCGCATCGACGACGCGCGCACCCTCGTCGAGCTCGACGAGTCCCGGCTTCGCGACCGCGCCGAGCACATGCACGAGCACGACGGGCGGGGCGGCCGTCGCGATCGACCCGGCTGAGCCGCCCGAGGCATCCCCACCGCCGGCGGAGCCGTCGAACCCGACCGTGCCCTGGCCGCCGCCGCCCGACGAGGCGAACGACAGCACCGCGGCGACCACGACGGCCGCGATGAACAGCACGACCGCGGCGCCGACGCCCAGCCGTACCCGGGCGGGCGCACGGCGCGCCGAGGGGTCGAGCGCGGCCAACGGATCCGGCGAGTCGTGAGGCGGCATGCCCGCACGCTATGCGGGCGCCGACCGCGCAGCGGCTAACGGAGACACGAGCGTGGAGAGCCCGCAGCATCCCCAGGCTGTCGAGGACGAGTGGTCAGGCGTCTGCGTCGCCCGGCCACTCGCGTCCGAAGCGGGCGAGGTGATGCCAGACGTACTTGACGAGCTGGGGGTCGTAGCCGCCCGACGCACGCGCACGGCCGAGCACGACCGGGGTGAGCACCCCGTCGACGGCGATCGCGCGAGCGACCTCGACGGTGTCCTCGCCCCGGTACTCGGGGTTCGCCTCCACGGCCGCGAGGTCGAGGCGGTAGCCGGGATGCCGCTCGACGACGATCCCGGCCTGCTCGGCGATCCGCAGCGTCGCGTCGTCGTCGAACGACGGGTCGACGACGACGGCTTCGACGTCGGCCGGCACGGAGACTCCGCCGTGCACCTGCGCTTCGATGTAGCGGTTCAGCAGCTCGTCGGGCTCATCGGCATGGAAGTCGTCGATGAGCCCCAGCCGATCGGCGACACCGAAGAGCTCGGGCTGGAATGCGCTGTCTGGATACACGAACGTCGCGCGCCCGATCGCCTCGGGCCGGAGTCGGAGGTAGGCCGAGCCGAACCGGGGTGCCGCTCCGTACGGGTCGTCGGCGAGATTCAGCGCACCGTAGGCCGGTCGCAGCTGCGAGGGGTGCTCGTCGTAGGCACCCCCGAACAGCCGGCTCTCCCAGTGCCAACGGTCGCCGCCCGGCACCGCGGTGAGCCCGCCGTTGCTCGTGCCGGTCACGAACTGCGAGGCGTACCGCCCCTCCTCGAGGATGCGACGGAGCACGGGACGCCCGTGCAGGTCGGACTCGGGATGGAAATGGAGGACGAGTCGTGCTTCGGCGGGCAGGGTACCGCCCGGCTTCGAGCGTTCGGCCACGGCGGTGAGGGCGGCACGCCAGGGGTCGGGGTTCGGATCCATTCGGCCATTCTGGCAGCGACGACCGGTCGCCTTCGGCCTATGACGCGGGCGACGCCGGCGAGCTTCCATGCGCCGGTCGGACTGCTTGACCAGTTCGACAGGCACCTGTCAAACTGACCGACGTGGAAACCACCCTGCATCGCGTGATCGTCTCCGTCGAATCGGCCGAGGCCGCGCTCGCCTTCTATCGGGACCTGCTCGGCCTCACCGTGCATGCGGGCGGCGGCATCACGCGCCTGAGCGACGGAGCCGTCGAGATCCTGCTGCACGAACGCCCGAGCCGGCCGAGTGACCTCGGGATCGCGCTCAGCTTCCGCGTCGACGATCTCGACGCGACCTGCGCGACCTGGCGACGAGCCGGCGGCACCGTGGTCGACCCACCGGCCGAACAGCCGTGGGGCGAACACCTGGCGGTGCTGCGCGACGCCGACGGCCACCTCGTGTGCCTCACGCAGTGAGTACCGCCGAGCCGCCGATGCCCGTGAGGTCGGACTCGCCGGACCCGCCCGAGGTGCTGCTCACCCGGCTCGTCGACCACGTCTTCGCGCTCTCCGGGCGCTTCCTCGCGGTCGGCGACGAGATCACCCGTCCCGAGGAGCTGAGCGCCGCCCGATGGCTCGTGCTCGGCGCACTGCAGGACGGCCCGTCGAGTCCCGCCGAGATCGCGCGCCGACGGGGGCTCACCCGGCAGTCGATCCGTGAGAGCGTGGCGCGCCTGGAGCGGAGCGGGCACCTCGTGCGCACCGCCGGCGACGACAAGCGCACGTTCCTCGTGGAGCTCACGGCGCGCGGACGCGCCGCGCTCGCCCGCATCGAACCGCGGCGTCGTTCGTGGGCCGAGGAGACCGCCGCGAGCGTCGACGCCGCGGAACTGCAGGCGGCCGTCGCGCTCTTGGCGCGCCTCCGAGCGGCCACCGCCGATGAACCCACCACCGACGCCGCGACCGACGGCGCAGTCGCCGATGCGACCGACGCCGCCGACGGATGACCGCCCGCGTCAGCCCCTGGTCGCGATGTTCACGAGCTTCGGCGCGCGAACGATCACGTTGACGATCTCGCTGTCGCCGATCGTGCGCACCACCGCCGCCGACGACCGGGCGAGTTGCTCCAGCTCGTCAGCCGTGATCTTGGGCGACACCTCGAGACGGTCGCGCACCTTGCCGTTGACCTGGACGATCGCGGTGACCTGGTCTTCGACCAAGAGCGCGGGGTCGGCCTTGCGCCACGGCACGAGCGCCACGGTCGGCTCGTAGCCGAGCCGCTGCCACATGTCCTCCGCGGTGTACGGCGCGAACAGGTCGAGGATGATCGCGGTCACCTCGGCCGCCTCGCGCACGGCCGCGTCGCCCGCGCCGGGGCCGGAGTCGATCGCCTTGCGGGTCGCGTTCACGAGCTCCATGAGCCTCGCCACGATCACGTTGAACTTGTAGGCCTCCGCCAGCCCCGGGGCATCCGCGAGCAGTCGGTGGGTCACGCGGCGCAGCGCACGGTCGCCCGTCGACCAGTCGACACCGGGTGCCGACGTGACCTCGCCGGCGATGCGCCACGCGCGCGCCAGGAACTTCGCCGAGCCGACCGGCGAGACGTCCGCCCAGTCGATGTCGTCCTCAGGAGGACCGGCGAACGCGAGCGTGACCCGCAGCGCGTCGGTGCCGTGCGCGGTGAGCTCGGAGGCGAACTCGACGAGGTTGCCCTTCGACTTCGACATCTTCGAGCCGTCCATGAGCACCATGCCCTGGTTGAGCAGCGAGGTGAACGGCTCGGTGAAGCTCAGGTAGCCGAGGTCGAACAGCACCTTCGTGATGAACCGCGAGTACAGCAGGTGCAGGATCGCGTGCTCGACGCCGCCGACGTACTGGTCGACGGGCGCCCACTTCTCGGCCTGGGCCGGGTCGAACGCCTGCGTGTCGTCGTTCGCGTTGAGGTAGCGCAGGTAGTACCACGAGCTGTCGACGAAAGTGTCCATCGTGTCGGAGTCGCGCTTGGCCGGGCCGCCGCAGTTCGGGCAGGCGACGTTCACCCAGTCCTCGGCGGCACCGAGCGGGCTCGAGCCCTTCGGCTTGAGGTCGAGGCCGGCCGCGTCGGGCAGCCGCACCGGCAGCTCCGACTCGGGCACGGGCACCTCGCCGCACTCGGCGCAGTGGATGATCGGGATGGGCGTGCCCCAGAAGCGCTGGCGGGAGATCAGCCAGTCGCGCAGGCGGAAGTTCTTCGCCGCACGACCCGTGCCGCGCTCGTCGAGGATCTCGATGGCGCGACGGATCGCGTTCGACTTCGAGAGCCCGTCGAGCGGGCCCGAGTTGATGAGGCGCCCCTCGCCCGTGAGCGCGACGCCCGTGCCGGCGGGGTCGAGCGGCGGCAGGTCCTCGGGCAGGTAGGGGTCGCCGTTCTCGTCGAGCGGGATGACCGGGATGACGCCGGTGACGGGTGCGTTCGTGTCGACCACGACGCGCACCGGCAGCTCGAAGGCCCGCGCGAAGTCGAGGTCGCGCTGGTCGTGGGCGGGCACGGCCATGATCGCGCCGTGACCGTAGTCGGCCAGCACGTAGTCGCTCGCCCAGATCGGCAGGCGCTCGCCGTTCAGCGGGTTGATCGCGTAGCGCTCGAGGAACACGCCCGTCTTCGGTCGGTCGGTCGCGAGGCGCTCGATGTCGCTCTCGGCGCGCACCGAGTCGAGGTAGTCGTCGAACCGCTGCTGCACCTCGGCCGAGGCACCCTCGGCGAGCTCGGCCGCGAGCGGCGAGTCGACGGCGACGACCATGAACGTCGCACCGTAGAGCGTGTCGGGACGCGTCGTGAACACGGGGATGCGGCCCTCACGGCCCTCGATCTCGAACTCGACGTCGGCGCCGGCCGAACGGCCGATCCAGTTGCGCTGCATCGAGACGACCTTCGACGGCCAGGTGCCCTCGAGCTGGTTGAGGTCGTCGAGCAGGCGGTCGGCGTAGTCGGTGACCCGGAAGTACCACTGGGTCAGGGCCTTCTTCGTGACGACCGCGCCGCAGCGCTCGCAGTGGCCGTCGACGACCTGCTCGTTCGCGAGCACGGTCTGGTCGTTCGGGCACCAGTTGACCTGGCCGGCCTTGCGGTAGGCGATGCCCTTCTCGTAGAGCTTGAGGAACAGCCACTGGTTCCACTTGTAGTACTCGGGGTCGGAGGTGTGCAGCTCCCGCGACCAGTCGAAGCTCGGCGCGTACTGACGGAAGGACGCCTTCTGCTGGGCGATGTTCGCGTAGGTCCACTCGCGCGGGTCGGCGCCGCGCTTGATCGCCGCGTTCTCGGCGGGCAGGCCGAAGGAGTCCCAGCCGATCGGGTGCAGCACGTCGAAGCCCTGGTGGCGCCAGTAGCGCGCGGCGATGTCGCCGAATCCGAACGCCTCGGCGTGACCCATGTGCAGGTCGCCCGAGGGGTACGGGAACATGTCGAGCACGTACTTGCGCGGACGCGTGTCGCCCGCCGCTCCGGCGCGGAAGGGCTCGAGCTCGTCCCACACGGGAAGCCACTTCGCCTGGATGGCGGCGAAGTCGTACGCGCCGGACTCGGCGTTCGCGGGGTCGTGATCGTGTGCCACGTGACTCTCAATCGTGTGTCGCTCGGCGGGCTCGGCCCGCTCGTCCTCCGGGCGCGCCGGATCGCGGCGCACTCGGGTATCAAGACTAGTCAATCCAGGCGGGTGGATGCCTCGCCGAGGGCTGCGAGCAGGGCACGGGCCTTGACCCGGGTCTCCTCGATCTCCTCCTCGGCGACCGAGAGTGCCGTGATGCCGCCGCCCGTGCCGATCGAGGCGCCGCTCGGCGCGATCACGATCGAGCGGATCACCATCGCCAGGTCGGCTCCGCCGTCGACCCCGAGGTAGCCGAAGGCGCCCGAGTAGACGCCGCGCGGCCCCCGCTCGAGATCGTGCAGGATCGCCATGGCGCTGCGCTTGGGCGCCCCGGTCATCGAGCCCGCCGGGAACGCGGCACGCACGACGTCGAGCGCGCTCACGGGTGGCGCGATGCGCGCCCGCACGGTCGAGACGAGCTGGTGCACGTGCGGGTACTCCTCGACCTCGAGCAGGCCCTCGACGCTCACACTGCCGAGCTCGGCGATGCGACCGAGGTCGTTGCGCATGAGGTCGACGATCATGAGGTTCTCGGCGCGCTCCTTGTCGCTCGCGAGGAGCTCGGCGCGGAGCGCGGCATCCCGCACCGGGTCGGCGTCGCGCGGCCGGGTGCCCTTCATCGGCTTCGTCGAGACGAGCCCCGACGGCTCGATGTGCAGGAACTGCTCGGGCGAGGCGCTGCACAGGGCGAACCCCCCGAAGCGCAGGTACCCGCCGTGGTGGCTCGGGCTCGAAGCGCGGAGCGCCAGGTAGGTCCCAGCCGGGTCGGGGTGCACGTCGAGGTCGACGCGGTTCGTGAGGCACAGCTGGTACGCGTCACCGCGCGTGATCGCCGCCTGGCATTCGCCGATGAGCCGGGCATAGGTCGTCGCATCGTGGCGCCAGTGCGCCACCGGGGCGGCACCCTGGGTCGCGGCTGCCGGCGTCGGTGCAGGATGCCGCGCGCCGGCGCCCCCATCGGCCATGGGTGCATTCGCAGCGGACGACGTGAGCTCCGCGGCGAGTTCGTCGGCCCACGCGTCGGCGTCGTCGGACTCGATCCAGACGAGCCTCGTGCGCCGTGCGCCGTGGTCGAAGGCGATCACCCGGTCGAGGAACACGAACGCGGCGTCGGGCGTCTCCGCGTCGGCGATCGGGACTCCCGCGAGCCCTGCGCCGAGCTCGTAGCCGAACCAGCCGAACCAGCCGAGCGGCGCCGGTGCCGTCTCGCCCGCCGCGAGGGCGACCTGCGGCAGTGCGAGGGTGTCGGCGAGTCGTTCGAAGACGCCGCCGCGATGCACGACCGGTGCGTCGTCGTCGGCCTCGCCGACCGGCCGCCGCACCGTGACCGTTCCGCTCGCGAGGTCTGCCGTGACGACCGGGCTGCCCGCATGGGCGGCGCCGAGCACGCTCACCCCGGTCGCCCCTTCGTCACCGCCGTCGAGCCACACGACGTGATCGCGCTGCGCGAAGCGTTCGGCGAAGACGACGCGGGGTTCGCACCACGACGGCAGATCGCGCGAACGCAGTCGAGGGGGCATCCCCACAGCCTACGGGGCGGCGTGCGCCGCCGACGGTGCGCGGTCCGCCTCCGTGAGTCGGCCGTCCGCGATCGAGACGACCCGGTCGACGAGCGCCGGATCGACGGGCGTGTGCGAGATGACCACCACCGTGCGGTCGTCGCCCGCGGCGCCCAGCAGATCGGCGAGCAGCGCGTCGGCCTGCTCGCGATCGACGTTCGCGGTCGGCTCGTCGAGCACGAGCACCGGAAAGCCGGCGAGCATCGCCCGGGCGAGCGCGATGCGCTGCGCCTGACCGCCGGACACGAGTGCACCGCGCTCGCCGACCTCCGCGTCGAGACCACCGCGCTCGGCGAGCCAGTCGCCGAGGCCGACCCGCTCGAGCACGTCGACGAGCTCGTCGTCGCTCGCCGTGTCGCGGGCGAAGAGCAGGTTCTGGCGCACGTCCTCGTCGAAGAGCCACGGCGACTGCTCGACGAGCCCGACGAGCCGCCGCACCGCGGCTGGATCGAGCCGGTCTGCATCGATTCCGTCGACGAGGTATTCGCCGCCGGTCACGGCCAGGAAGCGCACGAGCACGTGGGCGAGCGTCGTCTTGCCCGCCCCCGACGGACCGCGCACGAGCACGCGCTCCCCCGGCCCGAGGTCGAGGTCGATGCCCGACAGCGCGGCGCCGCGCGCGCCGGGCCACGCGGCCGAGGCGGCGACGAGCGTGAGTCGCGGCGGCCGACCGGCCCGTGGTGCAGCCGCCGGTGCGGCGGGTGCGACCGGGATCTCTGCGGGTGTCTCGCCGGGCACCGCCTCGGCGACCCGCTCGGCGCTCACGCCGGCCAGGCGCCAGGCCGTCATCGCGGGCGGCAGCGCGGCGGCGACCTCGGCGATCGCGAGGGGCACGAGGCAGAGCATCGCGAACGTCGGTCCGTCGATGCGGCCGTCGGCGAGCAGCGGCTGCCCGGCCAGCAGGCTCGCCGCGACCGCGAACCCGCCGATCGCCGTCATGAGCGCCGCGGCCGCACCCGCCGCGGAGGCGTTGGCGCGTGCGTGCCGGGCGAGGCGGTCGCCGAGCGCCTCGATACGACGGCGACTGGCCGCGGCCGCGTCGAAGGCGACGAGCGTCTCGAGCGACTGCGCATGCTCGACGACGGCGGCCTGCAGCTCGCCGCGGAGCGGTGCGAGACGCCGCTCCGCCCGCGACGCCACCGCATGCTGCACCACGAGCGACGCACCGACGCCGATCACGAGGCAGCCCGCGACGGCGGCTGCCGAGGCGGGCGACACGAGCGCGACGCCCACCACGGCCCCCGCGAGCACGACGAGCGCGCTCACCACGGGCTGCACGACCCGCAGCGACACGTTCTGCAGTTCGTCCACGTCGCCGGTGAACCGCGCGAGCAGTTCGCCGTGCCGGAGGTCGGCGACGCCGTCGGGCGCGACGGGCAGCATCCGTTCGAACACGCCCGTGCGGATGGCTGCGAGTTGTCGGAAGGCGGCGTCGTGCCCGGTCAGCCGTTCGAGGTAGCGGAAGACGGCGCGGCCGAGCGCGAACGCGCGCACGCCCACGATCGCGAGCGACAGGTAGAGCACGGGCGGCTGCTCCGCCGCGCGGGCGATGAGCCAGGCCGAACATGCCAGCAGCGCGACGGTCGAGCCGCCCGAGGCGACGCCGAAGAGGACCGCCGGCAGCAGCCGGCCGATCGGCGGGATGCTCGTGCGGAGCACGGCTCGGGTGCGAGTGGTGCGTTCAGACACGGGCCGCCTCCTGGGAGATGACGAGGTCAGCCGCGGCCACGAGGTCGGGGCGATGGGTCGCGACGAGGACCGTGCGTCCGTCGGCGGCGAGCCGGCCGAGCCCGTGGGCGAGTTCGGCCTCCCGGCTCGGGTCCTGGGCGGAGGTGGGCTCGTCGAGGAGGAGCAGCGGGAGGTCGCGCGCGAGCAGGCGGTGCACCGCGCGCGCGATCGCCACGCGCTGTGCCTGACCGCCGCTCAGGCCGCTGCCGCCGGGGCCGACCTCGCGGCCAGCGGGCACGTCGACGCCGGCGAGACGCAACGCCTCGTCGAGGAGCGATTCGTCCGCGGTCTCGTCGCCGAGGCGCACGTTCGACCCGACCGTTCCCGCGAGCAGCACCGGGGTCTGGCCGGCCCAGGCGATCCGCTCGCCACCGGCCGCCAGCCGACGGCCGTCGAGCGTGATCGAGCCCGAGCAGGGGGCGAACCCGAGCAGCGCGGCGAACAGCGTCGACTTTCCGCTGCCGCTCGGGCCGACCACAGCCGCCACGGCGCCGGCGGGCACTGAAACCGTCAGGTCGTCGACCACGACGCGCTCACCGCGGCGCACCGTGAGGCCGACGAGCTCGAGCCCGCGGCCGGTGGCGCTCGCGCCGCCTGCGGTGCCCGCGCCGGTCACCCTCTCCGGGCCGACCGAATCGTCGCCGAGTTCGGCGCGGGGCATGGCCACGTCGGCGACGTGGGTCGCCGCATCCGCGCCCTCGACCGCCTCGAGCAGCGCGAACGCGTCGCCCGCCGCGGTCACCCCCGCCGCCGAGGCGTGGAAGGCCGCGCCGACGTTGCGCAGCGGCAGGAAGACCTCGGGTGCGAGCACGAGCACGAACAGGCCCGCGCCGAGCAGCATGTCGGCCGAGACGAGCCGCAGGCCGATCGCGACCGCGACGAGGGCCACCGACAGGCTCGCGGCGAGCTCGAGGGTGAAGCCCGAGAGGAACGTCACCCGCAGCACCTTCATGGTGTGGCGACGGTACCCGTCGGTGACCGTCCGGATGCGGCCGACCTGCCGTTCGGCGCGGCCGTAGAGCAGCAGGGTCGAGAGGCCGCCGACGACCTCGAGGAACCCGCGCGACAGGGCCGACAGGCTCTCCCACTGGCGCTGCTGCACGCTCTGCGTCGCCATGCCGATGAGGGCCATGAACACCGGCGTGAGCGGCAGCACGATCACGAGGATGAGACCGGACAGCGGGTCCGCGATCCAGGCTGCGACGATGAGGGCGGGCGTCGCCACCACGGTCAGCACGAGCTGCGGGAGATACCGGCCGAAGTAGTCGTCGAGGGCGTCGAGCCCGGGCCCGAGGAGCGTCGCGATCCGCGCCGTCGGGAAGCCCGCGACACCGCTCGGCCGGCGCTCGAGCGCCGCGAGGAGTTCCGCCCGCAACTCGCCCTTCACGCGCATCGCGCCGCTCGACCCCACGAGCTCCCAGCCCCAGGCACCCAGCGCCCGGGCGCCGGCACCGCCGACGAGCAGCGCGACGAGGGGTGCGGCGTCGGCCATCGGCATCCCGTCGATCAGGCCGGTGACGAGCCCCGCGATCGCCCACGCGACCGCGATGATCGCCGCCGCCTGCACGACGGCGAGCACACCGCCCGCGACGAGGAAGCCGCGGGCCGCGCGCGAGCGCCTGACGAGTCTGGGATCGAGCGGTTTCACGAGGTTCCCCGATCAGTGAGCGGCGGCCTCGACGTGCGCGCGGCTCACCCGCTTGCGGAAGATCCAGTACGTCCAGGCCTGGTAGGCGAGCACGAGCGGGAGGAAGATCAGCGCGACCCAGCTCATGACCGTGAGCGTGTACGGCGTCGAGGAGGCGTTCTCGATCGTGAGGCTGTTCGCCGGATCGTTCGAGGCCGGCATCACGTCGGGGAAGAGCGAGGCGAACAGGGCGAGCACGGCGGTCGCGACCGTGATCGCGAGCAGGGTGAACGCCACGCCCTCCGCGCCGCGGAGGTTCGCGAACCACCCGCCGATGAGTGCGACGGCCGCGATCCCGGCGAGGATCCAGAACCAGGTGGTGCCGAACGCGAGCCCGGTCCACAGCAGGAACACCGCTGCGACCACGATCGTGATGAGACCCGACCGCGTCGCGAGTCTCCGGGCCCGCGCCCGGAGCTCTCCCTCGGTCTTGAGCGAGGCGAACACGACGCCGTGGGTGAAGAACAGCAGGAGCGTCGTGAGTCCGCCGAGGAGCGCGTAGGGGTTGAGCAGGTCGAACAGCGTGCCCGTGTAGTTGTGGCCGGCGTCGAGCGGCACGCCCTGCACGATGTTCGCGAACGCGACGCCCCACAGGAGCGCCGGCACGGCCGACCCGACCACGATCATGCCGTCGAACCACGCCTTCCATTTCGACTCGGGCCGCTGGTGGCGGTATTCGAACGAGACGCCGCGCGCGATGAGTGCGAGCAGGATGAGCAGGAGCGCGAGGTAGAACCCCGAGAACAGCGTCGCGTACCACTCGGGGAAGGCGGCGAACAGGGATGCCCCTGCGACTATGACCCACGTCTCGTTGAGGTCCCACACCGGGCCGATGGTGTTGATGAGCACGCGGCGGTCGGTGTCGTCCCTGCCGAGGAACGGCAGCGACATGCCGACGCCGAAGTCGAACCCGTCGAGCACGAAGTAGCCGACGAAGAGGAATGCGACGATCCAGAACCAGAGCGTAGAGAGATCCATGTCCGTCTCCTAGTAGACCGTGGTGGCGGGCTCGACACGGCCCGATTCGGGGTCGGGCTCGCCGATCTCGGGCGGGCCCTTCTTGATGGCGCGGATCACGAGCCGGACCTCGAC
Coding sequences within it:
- a CDS encoding ComEA family DNA-binding protein, with protein sequence MPPHDSPDPLAALDPSARRAPARVRLGVGAAVVLFIAAVVVAAVLSFASSGGGGQGTVGFDGSAGGGDASGGSAGSIATAAPPVVLVHVLGAVAKPGLVELDEGARVVDAIAAAGGLSADADPAGVNLARAVADGEQLFVPKVGEVAAGGAPAGGAGGAAGGAGDGKVHLNTADVAELDTLPRIGPALAQRIVDWRDANGPFTSTDQLLDVAGIGDAVYSGLVDLVAL
- the leuS gene encoding leucine--tRNA ligase; this encodes MAHDHDPANAESGAYDFAAIQAKWLPVWDELEPFRAGAAGDTRPRKYVLDMFPYPSGDLHMGHAEAFGFGDIAARYWRHQGFDVLHPIGWDSFGLPAENAAIKRGADPREWTYANIAQQKASFRQYAPSFDWSRELHTSDPEYYKWNQWLFLKLYEKGIAYRKAGQVNWCPNDQTVLANEQVVDGHCERCGAVVTKKALTQWYFRVTDYADRLLDDLNQLEGTWPSKVVSMQRNWIGRSAGADVEFEIEGREGRIPVFTTRPDTLYGATFMVVAVDSPLAAELAEGASAEVQQRFDDYLDSVRAESDIERLATDRPKTGVFLERYAINPLNGERLPIWASDYVLADYGHGAIMAVPAHDQRDLDFARAFELPVRVVVDTNAPVTGVIPVIPLDENGDPYLPEDLPPLDPAGTGVALTGEGRLINSGPLDGLSKSNAIRRAIEILDERGTGRAAKNFRLRDWLISRQRFWGTPIPIIHCAECGEVPVPESELPVRLPDAAGLDLKPKGSSPLGAAEDWVNVACPNCGGPAKRDSDTMDTFVDSSWYYLRYLNANDDTQAFDPAQAEKWAPVDQYVGGVEHAILHLLYSRFITKVLFDLGYLSFTEPFTSLLNQGMVLMDGSKMSKSKGNLVEFASELTAHGTDALRVTLAFAGPPEDDIDWADVSPVGSAKFLARAWRIAGEVTSAPGVDWSTGDRALRRVTHRLLADAPGLAEAYKFNVIVARLMELVNATRKAIDSGPGAGDAAVREAAEVTAIILDLFAPYTAEDMWQRLGYEPTVALVPWRKADPALLVEDQVTAIVQVNGKVRDRLEVSPKITADELEQLARSSAAVVRTIGDSEIVNVIVRAPKLVNIATRG
- a CDS encoding ComEC/Rec2 family competence protein, with protein sequence MPALRLALPACAAWAGAWLVVQAPDAGLDAGLLAAAAWVAAAVALVIVLVTRHPIAATVLVCVAAVALVSSAAAVALGARSASPLAAAADDRAPTPVVVELTAAPRRLVTMWGAAASSASTEPDSNAGRPTASLRFEGRLVEVDGRATSAVPVSGVVEAVPADLQLGARLAFVARAAPSPSAEPEAFDLHAEGEVAVERPPPWLAWSGDLRTRFAETAAQLDGDGGALVPGLAIGDTSAVDARLDDDMKASSLSHLTAVSGANCAIITAAAFAAAAAAGLRRGIRVVIALVALGAFVVLVTPESSVVRAAVMAVVVLAALAAGRPGGGVAALALAVVVLLVVDPWYARDYGFALSVAATAGLLLLAAPLSKALARVMPTPLAFVLGVPLAAQLACQPVLVLLDPAIAVYGVPANLLAAPAAPVGTVAGLIGCVLLPVLPSVGFAAMQVAWWPAEWIAVVAHTGATLPGGRLAWLADAPGAVVLAASTALALRLVIGPPLGTRRRVGVGAVLVVTLAASVGLAGGSPLVARAMRPTAWDVVACDVGQGDATLVRSGDAVALIDAGPDAAALTRCLDLFGVDRLDLVVLTHWDADHVAGFPAFAGRADVVVHGPLDGDRSARVLDPLVAAGARPVEATAGMHGTLGAASWQVLWPEPEATPGNDASVVIDLAAPGFRGVFLGDLGETAQDRVLRSANIDDVDLVKVAHHGSNDQSGRLYDRLHAAVGLIGVGADNGYGHPTDRALDLLEHSATAALRTDEMGSIALEATGDGFAVWSERRGGVGGRP
- a CDS encoding DUF3626 domain-containing protein — protein: MDPNPDPWRAALTAVAERSKPGGTLPAEARLVLHFHPESDLHGRPVLRRILEEGRYASQFVTGTSNGGLTAVPGGDRWHWESRLFGGAYDEHPSQLRPAYGALNLADDPYGAAPRFGSAYLRLRPEAIGRATFVYPDSAFQPELFGVADRLGLIDDFHADEPDELLNRYIEAQVHGGVSVPADVEAVVVDPSFDDDATLRIAEQAGIVVERHPGYRLDLAAVEANPEYRGEDTVEVARAIAVDGVLTPVVLGRARASGGYDPQLVKYVWHHLARFGREWPGDADA
- a CDS encoding VOC family protein, yielding METTLHRVIVSVESAEAALAFYRDLLGLTVHAGGGITRLSDGAVEILLHERPSRPSDLGIALSFRVDDLDATCATWRRAGGTVVDPPAEQPWGEHLAVLRDADGHLVCLTQ
- a CDS encoding MarR family winged helix-turn-helix transcriptional regulator; amino-acid sequence: MPVRSDSPDPPEVLLTRLVDHVFALSGRFLAVGDEITRPEELSAARWLVLGALQDGPSSPAEIARRRGLTRQSIRESVARLERSGHLVRTAGDDKRTFLVELTARGRAALARIEPRRRSWAEETAASVDAAELQAAVALLARLRAATADEPTTDAATDGAVADATDAADG